The genomic segment GTTTGCCATTCGCAGATTTGAATTACGAACAAGTGGCGTGGACTCCCAACCGCGGCCGCGTCAGCCAATTGGCAGGATTTTATTTTCCGCGCAGCGTGCAGCAGGCCGATTTCATCGTTTCGATGCCGAAAATGAAAACGCATCATTGGGTTGGCATGACCGGCTCGATGAAAAACTTGTACGGCACCATTCCTGGCGTCGTATACGGCTGGCCAAAAAACGTGCTACATCACGCCGGAATCCCGGAAACGGTGTGCGACATCAACGCATCGCTGCCGCGGTCGCTGGCCATAGTCGACGGAATTATGTGCATGGAAGGGGATGGGCCGATCATGGGTAGCCCCAAGCCAATGGGCTTGATTCTCATCGGGCCGAATTGCACGGCGGTGGATGCTACGGCGGCGCGCATCATGGGCCTGCGACCGGAAAACATCAGTTACTTAGCACTCGCCGCCGATCGGTTGGGCCCGATCGAAGAAAGCCGCATTCGACAATGCGGCGAGCGTTGGCAAGATGTGGTCAAGCCGTTTCGCATGATCGATGCCCCGCATCTGCGCGGGTTATCGGTCGATCCGGGTGTGCAGGTTTCGTAGGTTGCCGATCATGGAAGTACTGTGCAGCGTCGAAGGCAGCATGAAGCAGAAAATTGTCCGCTGGTCAGCAGAACAAAGCATTCAAAATGAACACCGATTCGAATCGTGCAGTATTAGAATTCGACGAAGGCATCCCTTTGTCGATTCCACTCGACCCAGATTTGTGCTCGGATGATTTGGCATCCCGAGCTCAACGTTTTCGGCTGAACACAGCCCGCGTCGCTCTCATCTCACTTTTGATTTGCATCGTCTGTTTGCTGGCCGCGCTCGGATGGCCGCTGCTGACCGGGCAGGTTTATACGGCGGACGATTTGGGCTGGTTTCATTTGCCGATGCGGAGCTTTTACGCCCAGCAGTTGGCACATGGCCAACCGTTCGACTGGTGCCCAGAAATGTTTAGCGGCTTTTGCCTCACGGGCGAAGGTCAAGTGGGGACCTATCATCCGCTGCATTGGCTGCTTTACCGCGCGCTGCCTTTGTCCGTCGCCTTTGATTTGGAGTGTTGGCTCAGCTACCCATTTATGCTGCTTGGGATGTATTTGTTTTTGCGGCGCTGGAAATTGCGGCAGGAAGCGGCTGCGTTCGGGGCCCTGGTGTTCACGTTTGGCAGCTTCAATTTACTGCATTTGATTCATTTGAACGGCGTGGCGATTGTGGCCCATTTGCCGTGGTTGCTGTGGGCGATAGACGTGATGCTAAGGAGCCCATTTTCTTACCAGACGGGAGAAAATTGTTCCGCGAAAATTTCCGTTTGGAAGCGCAATCGCCGGCTGGCATTGTGTGGCGTGGCGCTGCTAACCGGTTCGCAATTACTGCTGGGATATCCGCAATACGTGCTGTTTTCGCTGGTGGTGGAAGCGGGATATGTTTTGTTGTTGAGCACCGTCGCGGGAGCTTCGCTCTTTGCCGCTGCAGCCGGTGTATTTCGCTGGACAACCGCCGTGCTGATCGGGGCACTCATCGGCGGCGTGCAACTGCTGCCAACATTCGAATCGCTTGTGCATTCGGTTCGCCAATCGACCGCGATGGAAGATTTTGCCACGCAAGGTTCGATGCCGCTTTTGAACTGGATGCAACTGGTCACGCCGTATTTATTTGCCACGCGGGTGGTCGGCGGAATTACGCACGAATTTGGAATGTACATGGGAGCGGTTCCGCTGGCGCTGGCCGCATGGTGGATTTGCAGCGGCAAGCGTGGCGAGCAATATCGGGCATTAACCATTGCCGCCCTGGCAACTGCTACTGTGGCGCTATTGTGGATGATGGGCGGCTTGGGCCCGTTGGGTTGGTTGCAAGAACACCTGCCGCTGGTCAATCGATTCCGCCTTCCCTGCCGGGCCATTGTCGTTTTCCAACTGGCGATCGCGGTATTAGCGGCGTTGGGATTTGCAATGCTGCTGGAGACCGCGGGAAATTCAATTCGGCGGGAGGATGAGCCCGCCTCGCCATTTCCGGTCCCAACGCCGTT from the Pirellulales bacterium genome contains:
- a CDS encoding DUF362 domain-containing protein — its product is MIKPADETQIGTNVAGVAQGGASQAGSGFDRRSLLIATGAAVAGALSLPFVKRVFAPRQPVFVARNQRYDGPLQKTIQDGLVATGLSAQEFRGKRVLLKPNLVEPTRSAPQMTTHPSVVLAAAEVFRNWGADVVVGEGPGHVRDTEMALVEGGLQAALDDGRLPFADLNYEQVAWTPNRGRVSQLAGFYFPRSVQQADFIVSMPKMKTHHWVGMTGSMKNLYGTIPGVVYGWPKNVLHHAGIPETVCDINASLPRSLAIVDGIMCMEGDGPIMGSPKPMGLILIGPNCTAVDATAARIMGLRPENISYLALAADRLGPIEESRIRQCGERWQDVVKPFRMIDAPHLRGLSVDPGVQVS